The Podarcis raffonei isolate rPodRaf1 chromosome 2, rPodRaf1.pri, whole genome shotgun sequence genome window below encodes:
- the RHEBL1 gene encoding GTPase RhebL1 isoform X2 — protein MKCKTSLAHQFIDGEFLECYDPTVESTYNKMLMLGKDEFHLQLVDTAGQDEYTILPHSFTIGIHGYVLVYSVTSLKSFQVVKSLHSKLYESRGKTRMPVVLVGNKADLSLESRQVKTDEGRKLADSWGAVFLESSAKENQMTQGVFTRIIEEIDRVDNSYGEQRGCTLM, from the exons ATGAAAT GTAAAACATCCCTTGCACACCAGTTCATTGATGGAGAGTTTCTGGAGTGTTACGATCCTACTGTGGAAAGCA CTTACAACAAAATGTTGATGCTGGGAAAGGATGAATTCCATCTGCAACTAGTGGACACTGCCGGGCAG GATGAATACACGATCTTGCCTCACTCATTTACCATTGGCATTCATGGCTACGTGCTGGTGTATTCCGTTACATCTCTCAAGAG TTTTCAAGTGGTAAAGTCTTTACACAGCAAGTTATATGAAAGCAGAGGAAAGACAAG GATGCCGGTAGTGCTTGTTGGCAATAAAGCTGATCTGTCTCTAGAAAG ccgTCAGGTGAAGACTGATGAAGGCCGGAAGCTTGCCGATTCTTGGGGCGCCGTGTTCTTGGAATCCTCGGCAAAAGAAAACCAG ATGACCCAAGGTGTCTTCACCAGGATCATTGAGGAAATTGATCGTGTGGACAACTCCTACGGTGAACAGCGCGGCTGCACCCTGATGTGA
- the RHEBL1 gene encoding GTPase RhebL1 isoform X1 produces the protein MPLVRYRKVVILGYRSVGKTSLAHQFIDGEFLECYDPTVESTYNKMLMLGKDEFHLQLVDTAGQDEYTILPHSFTIGIHGYVLVYSVTSLKSFQVVKSLHSKLYESRGKTRMPVVLVGNKADLSLESRQVKTDEGRKLADSWGAVFLESSAKENQMTQGVFTRIIEEIDRVDNSYGEQRGCTLM, from the exons ATGCCGCTGGTGCGCTATCGGAAGGTCGTGATCCTGGGATACCGCTCCGTGG GTAAAACATCCCTTGCACACCAGTTCATTGATGGAGAGTTTCTGGAGTGTTACGATCCTACTGTGGAAAGCA CTTACAACAAAATGTTGATGCTGGGAAAGGATGAATTCCATCTGCAACTAGTGGACACTGCCGGGCAG GATGAATACACGATCTTGCCTCACTCATTTACCATTGGCATTCATGGCTACGTGCTGGTGTATTCCGTTACATCTCTCAAGAG TTTTCAAGTGGTAAAGTCTTTACACAGCAAGTTATATGAAAGCAGAGGAAAGACAAG GATGCCGGTAGTGCTTGTTGGCAATAAAGCTGATCTGTCTCTAGAAAG ccgTCAGGTGAAGACTGATGAAGGCCGGAAGCTTGCCGATTCTTGGGGCGCCGTGTTCTTGGAATCCTCGGCAAAAGAAAACCAG ATGACCCAAGGTGTCTTCACCAGGATCATTGAGGAAATTGATCGTGTGGACAACTCCTACGGTGAACAGCGCGGCTGCACCCTGATGTGA